A region of the bacterium HR11 genome:
ACAACAGCGCCGTCCTGGTCGATGCCCGGACGGATACCCTCGAGGTCTACCGGAAGATCCACTTGTTCAACGAAGAGAAGGTCTGGTTCCGACCGGGGAATCTGGGTTTCCGAGTTTTCTCCGTTCGGGGCGTCCAGGTCGGTGTGATGGTCTGCTTCGACTGGATTTTTCCCGAAGCCTGCCGGACTCTGGCGCTGAAGGGCGCTCAGGTCGTGGCCCATCCGGCCAATCTGGTCTTGCCGTACTGCCAGCGGGCGATGCCCATCCGGAGCCTGGAAAATCGGGTCTTCTGCGTCACGGCCAACCGCACCGGCGAGGACGTCCGGGAGGACGGCCGCCGGTTGGCCTTCACGGGCCAGAGCCTCATCACAGCGCCGGACGCTTCGAGCCTTCTGACGCTGGGACCCGACGAGGTCCGGGCCGCCGTCGTCGAGATCGACCCCCGGACGGCTTTGGACAAGCAGGTGACGGCTCGGAACCACGTTTTCCACGACCGCCGGCCGGAGTATTACCGTGTGAGTTAGGTCCCGGGTCTCAGGAAGAGAGGACCATGGACCTGAGGCCGCCCGGTCGACCGAGGCAGGTCTACGGTCCTTTCCTGGAACCCGGTACCTGGGACTTGATGCCCCTTGATCCCGCACCCCGAGACGTCTATGAAGGTCGCCATCCTCAGCGGCGGGGACGGCTGGCACGTTCAGGAACTCCAACGGGCCTTGATCGCCCGAGGCCATGGAGCCACCCGGCTCCCCATCCAACGTCTGATCGGGCGCATCGAAGGGCCCTCGGTCCTCCACGTCGGTTCCGTCTGCTTGGACGACTGGGACGCCGTCCTCGTCCGGACCATCCCACGGGGGTCCCTCGAGCAGATTATTTTCCGGATGGATGCCCTGCACCTGCTGGAGGCCCGGGGCGTTCGGGTCCTCAATCCCCCCAAGGCCATCGAGCGCACCGT
Encoded here:
- the ramA gene encoding (R)-stereoselective amidase; this encodes MTASVPSRWTVGLVQYAPAFGRKAANLAAVEALLRDTRADLIVLPELFATGYLFRDAAEAYELAEPIPDGPTCRALRDWSRRWDMAIVAGIAERAPDGVYNSAVLVDARTDTLEVYRKIHLFNEEKVWFRPGNLGFRVFSVRGVQVGVMVCFDWIFPEACRTLALKGAQVVAHPANLVLPYCQRAMPIRSLENRVFCVTANRTGEDVREDGRRLAFTGQSLITAPDASSLLTLGPDEVRAAVVEIDPRTALDKQVTARNHVFHDRRPEYYRVS